The Salvelinus alpinus chromosome 3, SLU_Salpinus.1, whole genome shotgun sequence genome segment TTATCTGCTGCATGGGGAAAGAGTTCAAGAAAAGACACTCCCATATACTACTGTTTGCTTACCAGGGCCAGGAATTGCCAGGgccctcacgatacgatattatcgcTCTACTTAGGTGCTGATACGATACTGTATTTATTGCGACTTTTACGGTACTGTATCTATTGTTATTCTTACGATTATATATGTGTTGTGATTCTTACGATTCTATATGTTGCGACTCTTACGattctatatacagtaccagtcaaaagtttggacacacctactcattcaagggtttttctttatttttactattttctatattgtacaataatagtgaagtgtatgaaataacacatatggaatcatatagtaaccaaaaaagtgttaaataaatcaaaacatatattttaggttcttcgaagtgccaccctttgccttgatgacagctttgcacacttttggcattctctcaaccagcttcacctggaatgcttttccaaccaccttgaaggagttcccacatatgctgagcacttgttggctgcttttccttcattctgcggtccaactcatcccaaaccatcttaattgggttcaggtcagttgattgtggaggccaggtcatctgatgcagcactccatcactctccttcttggtcaaaaagcccttacacagcctggaggtgtgttgggtcattgtcctgttgaaaaacaaattatagttccactaagcgcaaaccagatggaatggtgtatcgctgcagaatactgtggtagtcatgctggttaagtgtgccttgatttctaaataaatcccagtcagtgtcaccagcaaagcaccatcacaccacctacTCCATATTTCACAGTGGGAATCACAGATGCGAAGAACATCCGTTCAGCTACTCTGCGTATCACAAAAACACGGTgattggaaccaaacatctcacatttggactcatcagaccaaaggacagatttccatcggtctaatgtccattgctcatgtttcttggcccaagcaagcctcttcttcttattggtgtcctttagtagtggtttctttgcagcaattcgaccatgaaggcctgattcacacagtctcctctgaacagttgatgtctgttacttgaactctgtgaagcatttatttgggctgcaatttctggtaactctaatgaacttatcctctgcagcagaggtaactctgggtcttcctttcctgtggtggtcctcgtgagagccagtttcatcatagcgcttgatggtttttgcgactgcgcttgaagaaactttcaaagttctggaaatgttccagattgactgaccttcatgtcttaaagtaatgatggactgtcatttttctttgcttatttgagctgttcttgtcatattatggacttggtcttttaccaaatagggctatcttctgtataccaaccctaccttatcacaacacaactgattggctgaaacgcgtAAAGaagggaaagaaattccacaaattaaattttaacaaggcacacctgttaattgaaatgcattccaggtgactacctcatgaagctggttgagagaatgccaagagtgtgcaaagctgtcattaaggcaagggtggctactttgaatattctcaaatatatattttgatttgtttaacacatgttccgttatgtgttatttcatagttttcatggcgtcactattattctacaatatagtaaaaaataaagaaactgtAGGCAACTGGTGTTTGGAACACAACTTCTGAGAGTTCTGCCAGTCAGTTGCATTGCACATTGTCCCTAGTGTGCATTACTGACCTGAGAAAGGCAAAGGCAGAACAACTTGAGAAACACAATCTTTTTGAAACTGTCATTCTACACATCAGGACAAGTCCCTCCTGTCCATATAATTATGATCCAAAAGGATCCTAGGTTTGAacacctactctgagacgcttcaaTAGGAGCGGTGCTCAATAAAAACTCAATGTGGAGATAGGCTACTATAAGGATGTGTTATCCTGTAAATACAGTACTTCTATTGGGTAATAATGTTATATTCTATAACTACATGGTATCTGTCTCTCAAACTACCATGATGTAAGTAAATTATTTTAGCACCACGTAATATGatgtagggctgggcggtataccgtattttacgaTATACCAGTATTGATGCATGGAccagtttgggtttttactttaccttctacagaggtatttgaatgtttggtttgttaaatgtgatacgctgtgtgtaacgtccatttttatagttctctacttgagtcatctctctctgtctccatgatGCTTtacacacagacctagccctgccccctgtcactcaaggagtgcATTTGTTGTTCCTCGAGACACTTGCATTCAGTCTGCAGCACATGCAataatgttgatgacaacgatgctgttttcacttcgcttcttaattaattaattacactattagtctgtgtttcttacatctgcaaacagctagtttgtcttttcttagcaagttgggccTAAATTGTGTTAGCCACTAATGGTAGCtaatgtactgagtcagagcaaacgtaatTAGCTaaacagcctgataataccagtgatggtatagacctaaatcagcatttctgtgcaacagtatcttctaaatcaaagaggaatacaaAAAGCATGAATATGTTAATTACATGAAGTAACATGAGAAAACATTACAtttagccaaagattatagggtcacCAAGGAAACACTTAtgaacactttggttcctaccatgTCACagtaactcctccctggcattttcattcgttgtcatgtcaaacaacactattcaaagtgcccactattatattctaactatagaattattccaacagttcacccaagtattttgatctaaatcgcaagtgttaaaaataaggcctagattGTTTGCCCATATCGTGCCACCTCAAGATTATCTGAAATTAGTGCAGGAAATAAAGAAATGTATGAAAATgctgattttttttggggggggttgaattgaacagtataaaacaatcagaatttAGAAAGACTCAtggaaatcacttagaatgtgtTGCCActctaggatcactcactactcataaagcaaatttaCAACTTGtaatattcaaaaacataaaataccatcATGCCGTCCAATTTTCTTCGTAATACCTTGATaggatattttggccatatcgcccagccctaatatGAAGTGGGCCCAACTTATGAAGTAAACTTGTAGTGACTAGTTTGAATCTTTTGAACCTACTGTAAGCGGAAGACGGAGGCTGAACAAAGCAAGCTTGAGGACTCCACCGCAGCCAAGTCAGTCTTAGACCGTGAACCCACAATATAGGTCTACAGAACTATGACTTAAAATAATGAAAACATTGAAGAAAGCAGGATTGTAAGCCCTGTTTCTAACATGCAGCCCCCACAAATCTCCCCAATAATATGAAGGCCTCATCTAGTCTAGGAACAGCCAGCCTATTCCTATCTTCACATCACATGCAAAACAGCTGTGAAGAACATGTATATTTAGAGTCAGCTCAGCATGTGTAGAGCCTTTGGCTGGTGAGCTCAATTATATCAGCACAAAGGATACTTTGATAAAGATGCTAATATTGACCACTGTGCGACTTGCAGTTAAATGGGAGATAACAAATGTAGGAAGAGACAAGCCATATATGGGTACAGATGAAGATTAGGAGGGGTTTTCTGAATGCTTAGTGCTCAACCTGGAAACTAGCTGCACGAAGGgctcaattcaattgattggtggGGGGGTTCCTGTGGTAATTTCCTGTCACCGGTAGATGCTTTCAGAATAAcaaacactaccgttcaaaagtttggggtcacttataaatgtcattggcagcttcattaaatagttacCCGTAAAacgccagtctcaacgtcaacagtgaagaggcgactccgggatgctatgttcttttgcccatcttaatcttttcttttttggGGGCGATCTGTGATATGGGCAATCTGTGATATGGGCTTTGGTCCAAACTCTTgagacaccctatcccctcagccctcaaatgaagtggacacttctgatgatgtatcatgacgtctgaggagtatacacttgcagggcaaggggcgagggaggaaggaatgattcCCCCCCCctgtttttacttacacttgtaggTTGACTTCTACATTGATGTTGTTTATGTTTTCGtggacttttcttagcggatgtacattcttcgcgaattgaattatggggagtttcaggtCCCGgcgtgaacataattgtacactcgcaagcCGACTAAAAACGAGtgctgaggggcttacgttgcaaacGTCCCTTgtttggctaatcatttggaccaccCTCCAAGATGGCgatggggattcccccaagggcataaggcgagggtaagtggacgagggtgtgtctttttaagtgtttggaccgcagccatagctttttctttgcaactctgcctagaaggccagcatcccggagtcgcctcttcacctttgacgttgagactggtgttttgcgggtactatttaatgaagctgccagttgaggacttgtgaggtgtctgtttctcaaactacacaCGCTAATGTACTTCTCtattatattctggttagagacagtttgcgctgttctgtgaagggagtcgtacacagcgttgtacgagatcttcagtttcttggcaatgtctcgcatggaatagccttcatttctcagaataagaatagattgacgagtttcagaagaaagttattggtttctggccattttaagcctgtaatggaacccacaaatgctgatgctccagatactcaactagtctaaagaaggtcagttttattgcttcataaaacaggacaacagttttcagctgtgctaacataattgcaaaagggttttctaatgatcaattagccttttttaatgataaacttggattagctaacacaatgtgccattggaacacaggagcgatggttgctgataatgggcctctgtacgcctatgtaggtattccattaaaaatcagctgtttccagctacaatagtcatttacaacattaaccatgtctacactgtatttctgataaatttgatgttatttgaatggaccaaaaatgtgcttttctttcaaaaacaaggacatttctaattgaccacaaacttttgaacggtagtgtaggtccACAAAGTGCACGGGCTGTAGTTTGTAAACAAATATTATATAGTCTAGGTTTATTAGGTTTGAGTGGACCATGGCTTGTTTATTTTATAATAATTTTGAGATAAAGAAGAGGAACTAATCATCTCTTTAGAGGAAAGCTGCTGTTACAAGAGGCTGTCCCTGAGGCAGGAGCACAAGAAGAGGAACTAATCATCTCTTTAGAGGAAAGCTGCTGTTACAAGAGGCTGTCCCTGAGGCGGAAGCACAAGAAGAAGAACTCGTCATCTCTTTAGAGGAAAGCTGCTGTTACAAGAGGCTGTCCCTGAGGCGGAAGCACAAGAAGAAGAACTCGTCATCTGAAGCTCTTGGAGAGACGCTGCTGTGTCAAGAGGCTATGCCTGAAGCGGAAGCACATGAGGATTATAGGAGCAGTTAGCAGCATGGCACTAGGAATCTGCTGTTAGAGATGGAGAAGTCAATCCAATCTGACTATGGCTGTGTCTGTGTCAACCGCTGTACTTCCCTGCTGCTATGCGATTTGGCACCTCCCTTAagccagtgtctgttggaattCCCATATATTAGATGGGGATCCAAGATTGTATTCTGCAGGCCCAGCTTCCTGTGATTGGAAGAGCCAGGCTAATAAGAGGAGCCATTTTTTTATTGGTTTAGGCCGTGGCCTCCCCAGCAAGTCAGTCAGTCCATTTGATGACATCATTTCCCCCCATTTGAAATAAAGATACAGTACAGCTTTGTTTGGGGATGAGAGCTGAACGCTCAGTTGGTATGAAACATGTATTGATCCACGCACCGGTGTGGATTTTTACTGTAGCTTCTCTAAGGGTAttttaatgtttgatttgttacattaaaTAATTCAGTTATGGCAGTCATCCGTTGTTATTGCCAGTAAGAaactgctaacagctgagaactgctagctaacTTTAACACAACAAGACAATAACTTCTGGAAAGCAAGCTTTCCAAATGGAGACCCTTGGAAATCGCTGGAAAAAATACTGATTAGGCATGTGCACAAGTATTCATTTTTGCATGCAAAAAACAAATAATATAGGCCTATTTTAACACTGAAAAGCTTTTtctaaatgaaaaaaaaaaatccttgtgAAATtgttacatacagtgcattcggaaagtattcaggcttcttgactttttccacattttgttacattacagccttgttctaaaattgattaaataaatgtttttcctcaccaatctacacacccatcatgacgaagtgaaaacaggtttttagacatttgaaaatgtataaaaaaaataaaactgaaatatcatatttacatatgtattcagacgctttgctatgagactcaaaatagagctcaggtgcatcctgtttccattgatcatccttgagatgtttatacaacttgattggagtccacctgtggtaaattcaattgattggacatgatttggaaaggtgaacacacctgtctatataaggtcccacaattgacagtgcatgtcagagcaaaaaccaagccatgaggtcgaaggaattatccgtagagctcagagacaggattgtgtcgaggcacagatctagggaagggtaccaaaacatttctgcagtaatGAAGGGCCCCAAGAatacagtagcctccatcattcttaaatggaagaagtttggaaccaccaagactcttcctagagctggctgcctggccaaactgagcaattgggggagaagggccttgcccaggaacctgatggtcactctgatatggttccggagttcctctgtggagttgggagaatcttccagaaggacaaccatctctgcagcactccaccaatcaggcctttatggtagagtggcctgacggaagccactcctcagtaaaaggcacatgacagcccgcttggagtttgccaaaaggcacttaaagactctcagaccgagcaaagtacagaggtccttgatgaaaacctgcttcagagcgctcaggacctcaggctggggcaaaggttcaccttccaacaggacaacaaccctaagcacacagccaagacaacgcaggagtggcttcaggacaagtctttgagtggcccagccagagcccggacttgaacccgatcgaacatctctggagagacttgaaaatagctgtgcagcaacactccccatccatcctgacagggcttgagaggatctgcagagaagaaatgggagaaactctccaaatacaggtttgccaagcttgtagtgtcatacccgagaagacttgaggctgtaattgctgccaaaggtgcttcaacaaagtactatgtaaagggtctgaatacttatgtaaatgtgatgagttttgtatatattttttataaatttgctcaaatttctaaaaacctgtttttgcgttgtcattaattaagaggtattgtgtgtagattgagggggggggggaacgatttactccattttagaataaggctgtaatgtaacaaaatgtggtaaaagtcaaggggtctgaatgctttctgaatgcactgtacaaggATATACCATGCCATTTTAGattattttatttaataaaacaacaaacctTTCAATGTAGTTTTTATGACGTGCACTGTATGCCCCATTAAAAAGACCGGTAACCTTCGTGTGTAGCTTGTTGTTTATGTTAGCCAATCAAAGCGACAAATATGCTCTATGTGTAGCAAGTGGAGTGAGAGTTCACTAATGCAATGCAAGATGGAATGAAATTAGGGAATTAAAAGTTAGCGAAATGAGAGCGTAGGCTACAACGAGCAACCAACTGGTAGGCAGTTGTTTTCTTGGAATGGGGTTGGGGAGAAAAGCGCAGCATGTGGCCTCAATTAGCCTAGATAGCTATAGCTTCTCCAGTCAAGACAAGCACTGTTATTTGGGATGATAAATAACATTGTAGCTGCTACAAGTTAGCTAGTCTTGGCTGTAGCCAAGTTGCCTTGgcatctctccctctgcctgtttGCTCCCATCTCATCCCCTCCACAGTGGCAGCATTAGAGCGCCAGACTCCCTTGTGCAGCAGTGTTCAGgtttaaagtaaaaaaaataacataGCCAACAAAAATTCATGATACTATTCGAAtagtgatttttattttttacatcccTAACGTTGATATATTTTCGCCTTATCGCCCAGATCTCAATACTGTGAAGGCTAAATAAGGCTAAACACTGGGAAATGTGTAGAATTTTAGGCTACACATCCCATTTGGGTTTCACTTCTTTACTTGTTATTAATTTGTTAAATACTTGTAGTTAAATTAACTTGGGATACTGAaggtattttttgggggggaaatggATGTCTGTCTATTCGCTATTTGTGTATCACATATTTGGCGTGTTTAGTGTTAAAGTAATGATCGTATGACACATGCTGAAGCAATAGGCCTATACTAGGCTACATCCAAGCTCAAGTCAGTCAAATCTGCATAGCCGTATTTACACAGTGGCATATAAACAAGCTGTTTCTCCAATACATCCCTACCTGAAATTTGCTATGCGTACATTCCGTTTGCATGTCATGTGAAATGACTTGATTACCTCTTTCCAATACATTTGTAATGTATTTAGGAACAAAACAATGCACCTCCATACTAGCTTTTCAGGTTTTTGTGAAAGGAAAGCATTGTTAATTGCATTGTTAATGTGTTGCAATTCAATTTGTGTTACAATAGTTTGTTATTGTGTATCCAACACGTGTTTAACATGTACATTTCCTGTATAGGGATTTTGTAAAGGTTTTGTGAACTGTAAATAGCAGGGAGCCTCACTCCCCACACAGGTTGTTTTTATGTCAAGCTTTCACTGGTTTTTAGAAGAATTACATACCTGTTCTCAGGCAGTAGTTTCAACAAAGATACAACATTTAGACTGCCATATGAATAAGTATGTTTGAATATGGAAAATGTTTGAAAGCAATAGTAATCTATTTCTGCTTCTCCTGTTCCAGGAATGAGGACCGCATGGAGGGTTCCGAACGGACATGCACTAAAATGGATAGTATTGAAGCCACGGAAGAGCAGTACGTTGCCAGCTATGCCTTTTTCCTTAGGATGTCTCTGAGAAAATACCAAATTGTTTTGATATCGTTTCAcatttttggtcatttagcagacactcttatccagagcaatttagtCATTCAACTGAAggtagctgggtgagacaaccatgCGACAGTCAAAACAGTCAGGAAAATACAAGTTAGTGTTAGTGCCAGACAGGGAAGGAAAACAGTTTTAGAGTTTTCGTGTTGTCACATAAGCTAATGGCCATTGGTCACGTCCGTTCTTGCAGGCATTGTACATAGAAATTATACGTTAGGACAGGTTACCTCAAGAAAGGATGCCAGAAAATTTGCCAGAATCCATGCCAGTAATGTTGTAGTCTAATTATTTTGTCTAATTTACTGCTTTGGCCCATTTAATTTTCTCTCCTTACATTACTGCTGTGTCAATATCTATTCCTGTGTGTTGCTCACTCGTTTGCTGTATTAGCCAATTAGAGCATGAGTTTTAGTttctcttcacctctcccacgATTTCAGTTATTTGACTGAAACAGCTGTTAACTGAGGACACATGAGGGCATAATTTCCATCCACCCCAAAGGAGCAGGTCCGTTATATAGAGTATAGGATTCAGCTCTGCAGTGTTTTGTGTGCCTATTATTTGTGTGATATGTATTATTGTTGGATTTCAGCATTCAACCGGATTTACACGATGTAGCCTGTCAGACAACTGTGAGCCAAATACTGTTCTCACACGGCTGTGGCCATGGCACGGGATTCAACCTTAGGCTCTACCTTGGAACACTCATTCCTCATGTTGTTCTTCTAGCTAGATGGATTTCTGGTCCGATCACCTGGTCCTACTGTAATAATAGaaataatgttttgttgattAAGACATGAAAATAACAGAAAGACCTGCACATAATTACCAACCTTTAATGACAACATTTCAATGGGTCCCTGTAGCCATGACTCTCAGGTCAAACAAGTCCTGACAAAGATGCTCCCGTTCAAACTGGTAATTAGTAGGGCTAGGAACtgccagggacctcaccatatGAAATGATCACCATACtcaggtgccgatacgatatgtattgcaattcaatACTGTGAGTTTTGACCAGtcagggaaataaaagtgctgaaaacttgttggctcactatttcaaatgaagatggagaacaagctataggataaAAATACATATGGATACTTGGAGTCAAATATCgtccaaaaataatattgcgagaTGTAACtatcaaataaatgttttaccCCATCACTAGTAATTAGGAGCATACTAAGGTGTTCTGTTAGTACATGGACAAGTCAGCCAAATGGAAtggttagttggttggttgcagtGGCTAACCAAAGTATGTATTGCAGTCTCTTCATGTCTGCTTAGACCGATCTATATTTGCCAAGTGCTATCCGTTTAAAAATGTTCATGCTATAACAATGAATTTCTCCAAATCACTCCACCTGGCTATCAATCTTCAGGTGGAGACTACTTGCAGACGTGTCATCTTACAGTACAATATGTAACCCTGGAgtataaactgtcatggtcaactTATTGATGCAATGGTAGCTAAGCTGGGGAGAGgactgtccataataaagcgctgctctgctttCTTGATATTGCTATCAATAAAACAAGTTCTGTCACACAtggactactgcccagttgtAAAATGAAGTGCCCCATTGAGGGACATACAATTGGCCCAGAagagggcagcacggctggtccttaaatgtacacagagagacaacatcaatgacatgcatgtcaatctctcctggctcaaagtggaggagagattgacatgttgAATTCATTGTAATTGGGAAGAAGTTAGGTAATAAAAGAAGTATGGGGAATAACAGTTCTGACATTGTTGCTGACAAGCACACTAATCTGTTTGTTTTGCTGTGTATCGTGAGAGTCCAGACTGCTGACACTGGGTTCCTGGTATCGTGTGTTTAGGCAACCCACTCTAGACGAGGTGGTGGCCTGGGCCCGTAGCTTCGAGCTGGTGATGCGCTCTTCAGAAGGCAGGGAGATTTTCCGAGAATTTCTGCGCTCTGAGTACAGCGAAGAGAACCTGTTGTTCTGGCTGGCCTGTGAGGAGCTGAAGAAGGAGACGGACCCGACAGCAATCGATGAGAAAGCCAGGATCATCTATGAGGACTACGTCTCCATTCTATCACCAAAAGAGGTAGGAGGCATCAGGTTGGAAGCAGGAGTTTGACTGGTACCTAGTATTACTCAGTATCACATTGTTGCTTGATTTAGCTTTAGGGTTACTTAAGAGTTGCACTTTCGGGACTTCCATTGGTTCCGTTGTGGAAAATGAAAGCAAGTACACCCAAATATTTTGACTATATTTGACATGcatgtatttgacccaggtctgattCCAAGACATATTGAAACCCCCATCTCAAAGTgggtgaggaggaggtgggaggtgAGCTTATCTCCATTGATAACATGACCGTGTAGCTCTTTGAGTGATTGCATTGTCAttgttctctccccctctgccccTAGGTGAGCCTAGATTCACGGGTGAGGGAAGGCATCAACCTGAGCCTGGCAGAGCCTAACAACGTGATGTACGAGGAAGCCCAGCTGCAGATCTACACCCTGATGCA includes the following:
- the LOC139571439 gene encoding regulator of G-protein signaling 17-like isoform X2; the protein is MPRSLSGVDMRKRQQPHIEGPPQAPGHPRPNNCCMCWCGCCKCLWNEDRMEGSERTCTKMDSIEATEEQQPTLDEVVAWARSFELVMRSSEGREIFREFLRSEYSEENLLFWLACEELKKETDPTAIDEKARIIYEDYVSILSPKEVSLDSRVREGINLSLAEPNNVMYEEAQLQIYTLMHRDSYPRFLNSSVYRDLLDSKRSSCLDT